A single region of the Bacillus cereus genome encodes:
- a CDS encoding cysteine hydrolase family protein, which translates to MLNQVALIIIDVQEAFNLPYWGMRNNLFAEENMKSLLEEWRKRKLPVFHIQHVNKEDVQSMFYQYAETVDFKEEVQPMLNEIIIQKSVNSAFIGTNLEEQLREQKCNTVVIVGLTTNHCVETTTRMAGNLGFTTYLVSDATATFNRIGPDEIEYSAEDIHNMTLVNLHDEFAKIVTTEEALKLF; encoded by the coding sequence ATGCTTAATCAAGTAGCACTTATAATCATTGATGTACAAGAAGCATTCAACTTGCCGTACTGGGGCATGAGGAATAACCTTTTTGCGGAAGAAAATATGAAAAGTTTGTTAGAAGAGTGGAGAAAAAGGAAACTACCAGTTTTTCATATTCAACATGTAAATAAAGAAGATGTTCAGTCGATGTTTTATCAATATGCGGAAACGGTGGACTTTAAAGAAGAAGTGCAACCAATGCTAAATGAAATAATTATCCAGAAATCCGTTAATAGCGCGTTCATTGGGACAAATTTAGAAGAACAATTAAGAGAGCAAAAATGTAATACGGTAGTGATTGTAGGATTAACAACAAACCATTGTGTGGAGACTACAACACGGATGGCAGGTAATTTAGGATTTACAACGTATTTAGTGAGCGATGCGACGGCTACTTTTAATCGTATAGGTCCAGACGAAATAGAGTATAGTGCAGAGGACATTCACAATATGACGCTTGTAAACTTACATGATGAATTTGCTAAGATTGTTACGACTGAAGAAGCCTTAAAATTATTTTAA
- a CDS encoding Lrp/AsnC family transcriptional regulator, protein MQLDRVDRKILNELYNDSRLSMRELAKRVNLSAPSTTERVRKLESEGVIQKYTIDIDYKKAGLVLDCILEITLKNGDTTRMQQFIQSYPSASFCYRVTGSLCYIVKISVPSLVELEEFINDVSSYATTVSHIVLSEVALTPDIEHIFPED, encoded by the coding sequence ATGCAACTAGACCGTGTTGATCGAAAAATTTTAAATGAATTATATAATGATAGTCGACTTTCGATGCGAGAATTGGCAAAGCGAGTAAACTTATCCGCTCCGTCTACTACAGAACGTGTTCGTAAACTTGAAAGTGAAGGAGTTATTCAAAAATACACTATCGATATCGATTATAAAAAAGCAGGACTTGTTTTAGATTGTATTTTAGAAATCACTTTAAAAAATGGTGATACAACACGTATGCAACAGTTTATTCAGTCTTATCCCTCTGCAAGTTTTTGTTACCGAGTAACAGGAAGCTTATGCTACATTGTAAAAATTTCTGTTCCTTCGCTCGTAGAACTTGAAGAATTTATTAATGACGTTTCTTCATATGCAACGACAGTTTCTCATATCGTATTATCAGAAGTAGCTCTTACTCCAGACATTGAACATATCTTCCCAGAAGATTAA
- a CDS encoding ABC transporter permease, producing the protein MFKLIQNEFLKLHAKKGMYILIGVIALLEILGAVVKAKWGEPGSLSGTYLDFASSNIVLIMIFTPIFGITIASRTITDEFQKGTIKQLLIRPRKRITVLFSKYITVLLTMLFIVFASTLIAMIIGGFVMDGSKTELTLAIVLKTILYQLVSPFFFATLAFFFANVFRNSVLPLLITLFLYFLEPAITMLLMMFAKGVAKFVVFFHLNLSVYDSNKLVSGGAEPTFTEFTFTTSVLLVIAYFAVLLVASSVLFQKRDVL; encoded by the coding sequence ATGTTTAAATTAATTCAAAATGAATTTTTAAAGTTACATGCGAAAAAAGGTATGTATATTTTAATCGGTGTGATTGCTTTATTGGAGATTTTAGGAGCCGTAGTCAAAGCAAAATGGGGTGAACCTGGTAGCTTGAGTGGAACTTACTTAGATTTTGCGAGTTCAAATATTGTTTTAATTATGATATTCACACCGATTTTTGGAATTACAATAGCCTCTCGCACAATTACAGATGAATTCCAAAAAGGAACAATTAAGCAATTATTAATTCGACCAAGAAAACGAATTACAGTTTTATTTTCTAAATATATTACGGTATTATTAACGATGTTATTTATCGTATTTGCTAGTACACTAATTGCGATGATTATTGGCGGCTTTGTAATGGACGGTAGTAAAACAGAATTAACGTTAGCGATTGTGTTAAAAACAATTTTATATCAACTTGTATCACCATTTTTCTTCGCAACGCTTGCATTCTTCTTTGCAAACGTATTTCGAAATTCTGTATTGCCATTACTTATTACTCTATTTTTATATTTCTTAGAACCGGCAATTACGATGTTACTTATGATGTTTGCAAAAGGTGTAGCGAAGTTTGTAGTATTCTTCCATTTGAATTTAAGTGTTTACGATAGTAATAAATTAGTTAGTGGCGGAGCAGAGCCAACATTTACAGAATTTACGTTTACAACTTCAGTATTACTTGTCATCGCGTATTTTGCTGTATTACTTGTAGCATCAAGTGTATTATTCCAAAAGCGTGACGTATTATAA
- a CDS encoding NAD(P)H-dependent flavin oxidoreductase — protein MPHKESIRRVGGKMMFTSRVTEILQVKNPIIQAGMAGAITTPELVAAVSNGGGLGTLGAGYMSPEQIREAIYKIRELTDKPYGVNLLLTKEVKIEEEKVKEANVLLESVNRELGIEGEQTLKLPKSYTAQLQVLLEEKVPVVSFAFQTLEKEEIEELKRRGIKVIGTATHVAEAKVLAELGVDIIVGQGSEAGGHRGTFIGKERDAMIGTFALIPQLVAEVPHIPIVAAGGVMNGQGLVAAFALGAEAVQMGSAFLTSEESITHDVYKEAILHSTDTSTTVTRAFSGKYARGIRNEFIEKHEGREENLPMYPVQNVLTSKIRQEAAKQNKEEYMSLWAGQASSLARTESAQHVVKRVMNEAENVIEQLQNVYRKRPLE, from the coding sequence ATGCCACATAAAGAAAGTATAAGGAGAGTAGGAGGGAAAATGATGTTTACAAGCCGAGTTACAGAAATATTACAAGTGAAGAATCCTATCATTCAAGCTGGGATGGCAGGTGCTATTACAACGCCAGAGCTCGTTGCAGCTGTAAGTAATGGAGGAGGATTAGGTACGCTTGGAGCTGGCTATATGAGTCCTGAACAAATTCGTGAAGCTATTTATAAGATAAGGGAGTTAACAGATAAACCATATGGTGTTAATTTACTTTTAACAAAAGAGGTAAAGATAGAAGAAGAAAAGGTAAAAGAGGCGAACGTATTACTTGAATCGGTGAATAGAGAACTAGGTATAGAGGGAGAGCAGACGTTAAAGCTGCCGAAAAGTTATACAGCGCAATTACAAGTATTATTAGAGGAAAAAGTACCGGTCGTTAGCTTTGCATTTCAAACGTTAGAAAAAGAAGAAATAGAGGAATTAAAAAGAAGAGGAATAAAAGTTATCGGCACAGCTACCCATGTAGCAGAAGCGAAAGTACTCGCCGAGTTAGGCGTAGATATTATCGTCGGACAAGGTAGCGAGGCAGGAGGGCATAGAGGAACGTTTATTGGGAAAGAACGTGATGCTATGATTGGTACGTTTGCGTTAATTCCGCAATTAGTAGCAGAAGTACCTCATATCCCGATTGTCGCAGCAGGTGGTGTAATGAATGGGCAAGGGCTTGTTGCGGCATTTGCATTAGGGGCAGAAGCTGTTCAAATGGGATCAGCCTTTTTAACGAGTGAAGAAAGTATTACGCATGATGTGTATAAAGAAGCGATTTTGCATAGTACAGATACGAGCACAACTGTAACCCGTGCGTTTTCCGGGAAATATGCACGGGGTATTCGTAATGAATTTATTGAGAAGCATGAAGGAAGAGAAGAGAATTTACCGATGTATCCAGTGCAAAACGTATTAACTTCTAAAATACGCCAAGAAGCAGCGAAGCAAAATAAGGAAGAGTATATGTCGCTTTGGGCGGGACAAGCATCATCATTAGCACGAACGGAATCAGCTCAGCACGTAGTGAAACGTGTCATGAATGAAGCGGAGAATGTAATCGAACAATTACAAAATGTATATAGAAAAAGACCACTTGAATAA
- a CDS encoding S66 peptidase family protein, producing the protein MIYPNALKHGDTVMVIAPSGPPTLENVLKGVKVLQEMGLSVLIGKSVYEKYGYLAGSDQVRLDDIHEAFANTKIKAIFCARGGYGSARLLPYIQYEIIQQNPKIFWGYSDITALHTAFSRYAELVTFHGPMIEELGKGIDSLSLSSFNQLFHPYSSILSASKCIVPTSPCTVTGTLVGGNLTVLTSIIGSPYEINTANKLLLLEDIGEEPYRIDRMLNQLLLSGQFNECSGVIFTSCHDCTPSKPSQSLQTILYEYFTPYNIPVLFGLPIGHISPNIGIPLGATATINTNNKTVSISSGITTPCSN; encoded by the coding sequence ATGATTTATCCAAATGCATTAAAACACGGTGACACTGTAATGGTTATCGCCCCATCAGGCCCACCAACGCTCGAAAATGTTTTAAAAGGTGTGAAAGTACTACAAGAGATGGGATTATCCGTATTAATTGGAAAGAGTGTTTATGAGAAGTATGGCTATTTAGCTGGAAGTGATCAAGTTCGTCTTGATGATATACATGAAGCATTTGCAAATACTAAGATCAAAGCGATTTTCTGTGCACGGGGTGGTTACGGAAGCGCTCGCCTTCTCCCTTACATTCAATATGAAATCATTCAACAAAATCCAAAGATTTTTTGGGGATATAGCGATATTACGGCTTTGCATACTGCCTTTTCACGTTATGCGGAGCTGGTTACTTTTCATGGTCCAATGATTGAAGAATTAGGAAAAGGTATAGATTCTCTCTCTTTATCTTCCTTCAATCAACTCTTCCATCCGTATTCATCTATCTTATCTGCATCAAAATGTATCGTACCTACCTCTCCATGTACAGTTACAGGCACATTAGTTGGAGGGAATTTAACTGTGTTAACAAGTATAATTGGCTCGCCCTATGAGATAAATACGGCAAATAAACTTTTATTGCTTGAAGATATTGGTGAAGAACCTTATCGCATTGACCGGATGTTAAATCAACTACTTTTATCTGGACAGTTTAATGAATGCAGTGGCGTTATTTTCACAAGTTGTCACGACTGCACCCCTTCTAAACCATCCCAATCATTGCAAACAATATTATATGAATATTTCACACCATATAATATACCTGTGCTATTCGGTTTACCAATCGGACATATAAGCCCAAATATTGGTATTCCCCTCGGAGCTACAGCAACAATAAATACAAATAACAAAACTGTTTCTATTTCTTCTGGTATAACCACTCCATGTTCAAATTAA
- a CDS encoding SseB family protein produces MKKIPVKKIEEVLVLAGDNKQKQKEFYELLLTTDFYVAGSLEAEDGATEGTLRLRHFQGEDRWIVPFFTQVEFVKDVLPEGTPLITIRGKELFGSIEKDATAVLNVGTDMSKTFIPEEIADIASGRIFNYYK; encoded by the coding sequence ATGAAGAAAATTCCAGTAAAGAAAATAGAAGAAGTACTAGTTTTAGCAGGGGATAATAAACAAAAACAAAAGGAATTTTATGAATTGCTCTTAACAACTGATTTTTATGTTGCTGGTTCATTAGAAGCAGAGGACGGGGCAACAGAAGGCACACTTCGTTTACGTCATTTCCAAGGAGAAGATAGATGGATCGTTCCATTCTTTACACAAGTGGAATTTGTAAAAGATGTGTTGCCAGAAGGGACACCCCTTATTACGATACGTGGAAAAGAATTATTTGGTAGCATCGAGAAAGATGCGACAGCTGTATTAAATGTTGGAACAGATATGAGTAAAACATTTATTCCAGAAGAAATTGCAGATATAGCATCAGGACGAATCTTTAATTATTATAAGTAA
- the dltD gene encoding D-alanyl-lipoteichoic acid biosynthesis protein DltD codes for MNKAKFGPMLLALALFAVFLLIPTRFLLPLLSDEKVEQAATSLKEEKIQSMILQQKMLADPKYLPMYGSSEFARMDAFHPSNYFKVKPEGFTPFLLGRGGTQDLVHVLNLASTMDQLKDKKMIFVLSPQWFVPQGIDETHFAPNFSKQQGYHFIFNDDLKPEMKKQIAKRLLNFEIVKKETLLKISLEGIAYDDTKYKVKALAAKPFAYIYRNILDRKDLFTAMFDIKPHKETLDPSLKQMNWEEARKHADQTGAVESGSNEYGIEDDYFNSKIKKKLKQREGYLKNDAYDQSPEYEDLQIVLDLLKQSGAKPLFISVPVKGPWYDYAGFPKEKRELYYNKVHEQIKKAGYPIADFSNHEYDKYFLKDHMHLGWKGWVYIDEAIQQFYKAN; via the coding sequence ATGAACAAAGCAAAATTTGGTCCGATGCTTTTAGCATTGGCCCTTTTTGCTGTATTCTTACTTATTCCAACGCGCTTCCTACTTCCACTTTTAAGTGATGAAAAAGTAGAACAAGCTGCGACTTCTTTAAAAGAAGAAAAGATTCAAAGTATGATTTTACAGCAAAAGATGTTAGCAGACCCGAAATATCTTCCGATGTACGGTTCATCGGAATTCGCACGTATGGATGCTTTCCATCCATCGAATTATTTCAAAGTAAAGCCTGAAGGGTTCACACCATTCCTGCTTGGACGCGGCGGAACACAAGACCTTGTACATGTATTAAACTTAGCATCGACAATGGATCAATTGAAAGATAAAAAAATGATATTCGTTCTTTCTCCGCAATGGTTTGTACCACAAGGTATTGATGAAACGCACTTTGCACCTAACTTTTCAAAACAACAAGGTTACCACTTCATTTTCAACGATGATTTAAAACCTGAAATGAAAAAACAAATTGCGAAGCGTTTATTAAACTTTGAGATTGTTAAAAAAGAAACTTTACTAAAAATTTCGCTTGAAGGTATCGCCTACGATGATACAAAGTATAAAGTAAAAGCACTTGCTGCTAAACCTTTCGCTTATATTTATCGTAACATTTTAGATCGTAAAGATTTATTTACAGCAATGTTTGATATTAAGCCGCATAAAGAAACGCTTGATCCATCATTGAAACAAATGAACTGGGAAGAAGCTCGTAAGCATGCTGATCAAACAGGTGCAGTAGAATCAGGCTCTAACGAATACGGTATCGAAGATGATTACTTCAATAGCAAAATTAAGAAGAAATTAAAGCAACGTGAAGGTTACTTAAAAAATGATGCTTATGACCAATCACCAGAGTATGAAGATTTACAAATTGTACTTGATTTATTAAAACAATCTGGTGCAAAACCACTCTTCATTTCTGTTCCTGTAAAAGGTCCTTGGTATGATTACGCTGGCTTCCCGAAAGAAAAACGCGAGTTATACTACAATAAAGTTCATGAGCAAATTAAGAAAGCTGGCTATCCAATTGCTGACTTCTCAAATCATGAATATGATAAGTACTTCTTAAAAGATCATATGCACTTAGGTTGGAAAGGCTGGGTTTACATCGACGAAGCTATCCAACAATTTTATAAAGCAAACTAA
- a CDS encoding CPBP family intramembrane glutamic endopeptidase translates to MQYAFSRIRLRSFFGWMIIGMFLTMIPLSLSGASDNTIEFMSQISIFFVFPLLWLYLKTSKNNVVFKSFFDKPRRLHWGLIVLAAIMGMIFSVGISQIQFYILAHTLPDFLVTMLEDGNVINTSNIYMTIFTFISACVLAPIMEEVIFRGFFLQRMAYKWGIKRAVIISSLIFGLGHFDVIGAFMFGVIMCLLYIKTKNIWTNIAVHALNNLIATTMQLASGDGSDTISIAELQAQSNLWIGIGLVIVGLLWLIPYIWKQWRTVKEVGVPPLRFINEEKVVNTSEENEIYSQVIVTDRLMAVELPDEAVNKLRLEENDYVTVSVEEDKIVIKKAYNR, encoded by the coding sequence ATGCAATATGCATTTTCACGTATAAGGCTACGTAGTTTTTTTGGATGGATGATTATAGGGATGTTCCTAACGATGATTCCATTAAGTTTATCAGGTGCTTCTGATAATACGATAGAATTCATGTCACAAATATCAATATTTTTCGTATTTCCACTATTGTGGCTATATTTAAAAACAAGTAAAAATAATGTCGTTTTTAAAAGTTTTTTTGATAAGCCCAGACGTTTACATTGGGGGTTAATTGTATTAGCCGCGATAATGGGAATGATTTTTTCAGTCGGTATATCCCAAATTCAATTTTATATTTTAGCACATACTTTACCTGATTTTTTAGTTACGATGTTAGAAGATGGAAATGTAATTAATACGAGTAATATATATATGACGATATTCACTTTCATTTCAGCATGTGTATTAGCTCCAATAATGGAAGAAGTTATTTTTAGAGGTTTTTTCTTACAGAGAATGGCATACAAATGGGGGATTAAACGAGCGGTCATTATATCCTCTCTTATTTTTGGATTAGGACATTTTGATGTTATCGGTGCTTTCATGTTTGGTGTTATTATGTGTCTTCTATACATAAAGACAAAAAATATATGGACGAATATTGCTGTGCATGCTTTAAATAATTTGATTGCAACGACTATGCAATTGGCAAGTGGAGATGGAAGTGACACAATCTCAATTGCGGAATTGCAGGCACAAAGTAATTTATGGATTGGCATTGGACTTGTGATTGTTGGATTACTTTGGTTAATCCCTTACATTTGGAAACAATGGCGTACGGTAAAAGAAGTAGGTGTGCCACCGCTTCGTTTCATAAATGAAGAAAAAGTAGTGAATACATCAGAAGAAAATGAAATATATAGCCAAGTGATAGTAACAGATAGATTGATGGCTGTAGAGCTGCCTGATGAAGCTGTAAATAAGCTTCGGTTAGAAGAAAATGATTATGTAACAGTTTCTGTAGAAGAAGATAAAATTGTTATAAAGAAAGCGTATAATAGATAA
- a CDS encoding ABC transporter permease, which produces MKSSLIYMYNMNKKQIVISLLSFIFVVAVAFVCMGNYIKKESGEINQTIIIALVIFVYIIFVVMMFIQAMSAFGKMIESTLFRLTPTSGRKIVLAILLFAFIYLAIFELLGTIFLYSISIKLIKGTEMYEAFIGLTQKPFQQIVSSVLFVFNLVSLLLILLFVTASVKVFSLKKKIEYGVIFALFFTLSKAMSLIYATLGKLVPRGYFIDKLLYIDESFCDGVYLYPEKFMNLYSFSFSIGIFILLVYITGRIIDKKLEV; this is translated from the coding sequence ATGAAGTCGAGCTTAATATATATGTACAATATGAATAAAAAACAGATTGTTATTTCGTTGTTATCATTTATATTTGTTGTGGCTGTTGCCTTTGTATGTATGGGCAATTATATTAAGAAGGAATCGGGAGAAATAAACCAAACAATCATAATTGCGTTAGTTATATTTGTATATATAATTTTTGTAGTAATGATGTTCATTCAAGCGATGTCTGCTTTCGGAAAAATGATTGAAAGTACATTATTTCGGTTAACACCGACATCAGGTAGAAAAATTGTTTTAGCAATATTGTTATTTGCTTTTATCTATTTAGCTATTTTTGAACTCTTAGGTACAATATTCTTATATAGTATTTCTATTAAATTAATAAAAGGTACTGAAATGTATGAAGCATTTATTGGTTTAACTCAAAAACCGTTTCAGCAAATAGTATCTTCAGTTTTGTTTGTATTTAATTTGGTTAGTCTGTTACTTATTTTACTTTTTGTAACAGCGAGTGTGAAGGTATTTTCTCTTAAGAAGAAAATTGAATACGGTGTTATCTTTGCTTTGTTTTTTACATTAAGTAAAGCAATGAGCCTGATATACGCGACATTAGGTAAGCTCGTACCAAGAGGTTATTTTATAGATAAATTATTATATATAGATGAATCGTTTTGTGACGGGGTTTATTTATATCCTGAAAAATTTATGAATCTATATAGTTTTAGTTTTTCTATAGGAATATTTATTCTACTTGTTTATATAACAGGTCGCATAATCGATAAAAAACTAGAAGTCTAA
- a CDS encoding DUF3913 family protein yields the protein MKIWFYEKTAQLDDLLGIWDNVPTIPRIGEKVELLKTVRIVTDIKYVKNGNNFRVEIITN from the coding sequence TTGAAAATCTGGTTTTATGAAAAAACGGCACAATTAGATGACTTGCTTGGTATTTGGGACAATGTTCCGACCATCCCTCGAATTGGTGAAAAAGTTGAACTTCTAAAAACAGTTCGGATCGTTACAGATATTAAATATGTAAAGAACGGTAATAATTTTCGTGTAGAGATTATTACAAATTAA
- the dltC gene encoding D-alanine--poly(phosphoribitol) ligase subunit DltC: MAEFKEQVLDILEEVCENDIVKENLDVQLFEEGILDSFAVVSLLVEFQERLDIEVSISDFDRDEWATPNMVIKKLEEIR, from the coding sequence ATGGCAGAATTCAAAGAGCAAGTATTAGATATTTTAGAAGAAGTATGTGAAAACGATATTGTGAAAGAAAACTTAGATGTTCAATTATTTGAAGAAGGTATTCTTGATTCTTTCGCTGTAGTATCTTTATTAGTTGAATTCCAAGAGCGTTTAGATATTGAAGTGTCTATTTCTGATTTTGACCGTGATGAGTGGGCTACACCAAATATGGTTATTAAGAAGTTGGAAGAAATCCGATGA
- a CDS encoding ABC transporter ATP-binding protein has translation MGNVVVKLENVRKRIGGTEIIRGLSFEVREGEVYGFLGPNGSGKTTTIRMMTGLISMTEGDITICGHSIRTEREKALEQIGAIVENPELYDYMTGMQNLKHFANMAITPISKERINEIVKLVELEHAIHKKVKTYSLGMKQRLGIAQALLHQPKILILDEPTNGLDPAGIRQIRDYLQRLAKEENIAVIVSSHLLSEIELMCDRVVIIKQGEFVQEYNLHEQAKHDEAVVVAFEVDEVQKANEIIKGKTQGNVIVVSVMKEEIPQLVKKLVNDDVLVYGVAVQNKTLEDEFLAITGGVKA, from the coding sequence TTGGGAAACGTAGTAGTAAAATTAGAAAATGTTCGAAAAAGGATTGGTGGAACAGAAATTATCCGTGGTTTATCATTTGAGGTTCGTGAAGGGGAAGTGTACGGATTCCTTGGACCGAACGGTAGTGGTAAGACGACGACAATTCGTATGATGACAGGTCTTATATCAATGACAGAGGGCGATATTACAATTTGTGGTCATAGTATTCGCACGGAGCGTGAAAAGGCGTTAGAGCAAATTGGAGCGATTGTAGAAAACCCTGAACTATATGATTATATGACAGGAATGCAAAACTTAAAGCATTTTGCAAACATGGCAATTACTCCAATTAGTAAAGAGCGCATTAATGAAATTGTAAAGCTTGTTGAATTGGAGCATGCGATTCATAAAAAGGTGAAAACATATTCACTTGGTATGAAGCAACGTTTAGGAATTGCACAGGCATTACTGCATCAGCCGAAAATCTTAATTTTAGATGAGCCGACAAATGGATTAGATCCAGCTGGTATTCGTCAAATTCGTGATTATTTACAACGTTTAGCGAAAGAAGAAAATATTGCGGTCATTGTATCAAGTCACTTATTAAGTGAAATTGAATTGATGTGTGACCGCGTTGTTATTATTAAACAAGGTGAGTTTGTACAAGAGTATAACTTGCATGAACAAGCGAAACATGATGAGGCAGTAGTTGTAGCGTTTGAAGTAGATGAAGTTCAGAAAGCGAATGAAATCATTAAAGGTAAGACGCAAGGAAATGTAATTGTAGTATCTGTAATGAAAGAGGAAATTCCACAACTTGTAAAAAAACTTGTAAATGACGATGTGCTTGTATACGGAGTTGCTGTTCAAAATAAAACATTAGAGGATGAGTTCTTAGCGATTACAGGGGGAGTGAAAGCGTAA
- a CDS encoding carboxymuconolactone decarboxylase family protein has translation MKCKVNLIYFTIKQKEIGGEMMERISLSNVGDTKFQKLLGHNPDILHSWSALEDTMYNKGTLSAELKEQVRRTLAYGNECPYCMAKGRPDDMQKVEEISVAVTFTHTFVHDRKAIDDNMFHILKQYWTEKEIVELCAYICFITASQQLGFLFQLQPN, from the coding sequence ATGAAATGTAAAGTGAACCTTATTTATTTTACAATAAAACAGAAGGAAATAGGAGGGGAAATGATGGAGAGGATTTCATTATCAAATGTAGGAGATACAAAGTTTCAAAAGTTATTAGGTCATAATCCGGATATATTACATTCGTGGAGTGCGTTAGAGGATACAATGTACAATAAAGGAACTCTTTCAGCAGAGTTGAAGGAGCAAGTGAGACGAACATTAGCGTATGGGAATGAATGTCCGTACTGTATGGCAAAGGGAAGACCTGATGATATGCAAAAGGTAGAAGAAATTAGTGTAGCAGTTACTTTTACGCATACATTTGTTCATGACCGAAAGGCGATAGATGATAATATGTTTCATATATTAAAACAATATTGGACGGAAAAAGAAATTGTAGAGCTTTGTGCCTATATTTGTTTTATTACCGCGTCGCAGCAACTTGGTTTTCTGTTTCAATTACAGCCCAATTAA
- a CDS encoding ABC transporter ATP-binding protein has protein sequence MTELLKIENLWKRYGLKAVIRELNIEITEGKIVGLVGDNGSGKTTLLKMIAGLQHPSEGSIVINGKKVGLETKEIVSFMSDKPVFDDWMTVKDALFFYRDFYKDFDIQKAVDTIAEFKIPLEEKIIALSKGMVEKLQIILTFSRKAKLYVLDEPLGGIDLVSREHVLDLILKFYREDCTILISTHLINEVENIFDEVIFLKDGEIVLYENVEELRFQRGKAVTDVFKEVFSR, from the coding sequence ATGACAGAGTTATTAAAAATAGAAAACTTATGGAAGCGATACGGATTAAAAGCAGTGATCCGTGAGTTAAATATAGAGATTACAGAAGGAAAAATCGTTGGGCTTGTTGGAGATAACGGAAGCGGGAAAACGACGTTATTAAAAATGATTGCAGGTCTACAACATCCTTCTGAAGGCAGCATAGTAATTAATGGTAAAAAAGTAGGGTTAGAGACGAAAGAAATCGTTTCATTTATGTCTGACAAGCCAGTCTTTGATGATTGGATGACTGTAAAAGATGCATTATTTTTCTATCGAGATTTTTATAAAGATTTCGATATTCAAAAAGCAGTAGATACGATTGCGGAATTTAAAATACCGTTAGAAGAAAAAATTATAGCATTATCAAAAGGGATGGTGGAAAAGCTTCAAATTATTTTAACGTTTTCTCGAAAAGCGAAGTTATATGTACTGGATGAACCACTTGGCGGAATTGATCTTGTTTCTAGAGAACACGTATTAGATCTCATTTTAAAATTTTATAGAGAAGATTGTACCATACTAATCTCAACTCATTTAATAAATGAAGTTGAAAATATTTTTGATGAGGTAATCTTTTTAAAAGATGGAGAAATTGTATTGTATGAAAATGTAGAAGAGTTACGTTTTCAGAGAGGGAAAGCTGTCACGGATGTGTTTAAGGAGGTGTTTAGTAGATGA